The DNA sequence TTTGGGGAGCATTGTGTGCCAAAGGTCGATGTCAGTTCATTATCGTTTTAACATGGCCCCGTACTGCAGTTCTAATGTGCAGCGGTTTTGAGCGTATCAGCTGGCAGTTATATCATGCAACATACTCCATAACGCCATAGTTGAGGTCATGGACTGACCTTCTAACTTAATACCGATTCGACCAAATTTGGGTGACAGTTTATGACATAGACATCTTCATATACACTACTTTCAATGTAGAATTCAGTGTAAGTAAGGTGAGGTGCTTCACCTTTCCCCACCAGAACTCGTACTTGCCTAACAAAGGGATTAGCACAACAGAACACAAGTCAGGCGCTTCACCTTTCCTCACAAGACCTCGTACTTGACTAACAAAGGGATCAGCACAACAGAACACAAGTCAGCACCAGTTAATACTGCCATTACGTGTAATGTATAAAACACTCTTTTCTTGTGATGTGTTCAGCTATACACTCCATCCGTTCAATAAAAGTTatgaacaaatatgaaaatgcaTTACTTGTTTCACTACAGTGCCGTTCAATCATATAGATTCAACACATTAGATAATAATTATCCACGGTTATCTGCTGAGGCAAATGTCTCTCAGTGTGCAAGAAAATCAGTGACACCAAGTGTTCGCGATCATGTAATGATGTCTTGCTATACATGTAGCAGCCGAGAAGTATTATCACGCGATGTGCTGTAAAGTACCTGACGCCTAACGTAGCATGCTTACCCGTTGAGTTTTGCCTCTAAGTAATCACGTCTGAACTAGACATGTCCAGTGATGTGATAGAGCGATCACTGTGTTCGTTTAAACTAAAAATGCTCCGCCGTGAGTAACCAGCATAGAGGAGACATGGCAATTAGTAGATGTCCTGCATCAGTAAACAAATAACACTACGCAGATCAATCGTCTCCCAAGAAAATGTAATTGCAACTGATTGTTCCTTCTCAGTGGATGAATAATTGACACATAATTTCGAAGTTATTTTTCCTTTTCTACAAGAAGGTTTCTGTTGATAGTCAGGAAGGAGTATTTTTTAACTGATCTCCTATGTTTAATTCAAATTGGTCGATGCTTTTGCTGctgaactgagtgagtgagttacattaTAGTCACACCAGAATTATTTTAGCCACATCGTGCTtaaaacaattcatttaatgAGAGCAGATAAAGTTTATTATGAattctgtcgacaaaggacagtaataGATGCTGAACTGAAGTCCCTGAGATACATCTTAAGCTCAGTAGCATATCTTGGATTGGTGAGTTCACCACAACAGAAATGCTTGGTGCAAGACATTGACACTGACTCCCAACGTTTTCCTCAGTTTATAAGCATCGGAATCTCTTCACTTCCACACATTTGAAATTTCAGGTTATCTctagaacaagtatatatggatgacaacctcTTCAATTCTCGagcacgacgtttcgatacaggttcttgtatcatTTCCAAATTATCTAACCGGAATTTCTTGttcatcaatcacttgattgtctggtttgttttaCAGACCTTCATCAAATAGCAGGCACAAAAATCTTGAATTTTAAATCACAGTTGTTGAATGGCAAGTGCTACCGGTAGGGTTGGTTCATGCTTataacacccggtgtcatctcCGATTTTTGGTGGTCAATGCATACATTTTCACAGATTTGTTGCCCTTTATACCAAACAGAATTTGTTTCACAGGATAGTCAGCACTGGGTTCCCTTTTGCGCTGAGTTGCCATGTTAATGAAAGTAGACCCTGTTGTACAGTCCATGCGTTCTGCGAATTATATACTTCGTCCATCCCATGAAAATACCATGGCAGTGGTCAGTAACATTGCCAACAATATACTAGTACTGAgggaaagaaataagggaacaccactgCATGGTAGTGTTCCTATATTTATTCTCAGATTTCTGCTGATGCAAATAGGAAAATATTGAAGGAACGCTTTAAATTTCCCCTGTTCTTTTATTTCTTTCCATTTTCCTTGTGAAAACCCATGATCAATCaataatgaaaatcaatattctTTAAAGCAGAAGATTTGAAATTATTTACACTCGCATTGATTTATTTTCTTCgcatgtttgtgtttgaattGAATGGTAAGCACAGAAATATATATGGGATACTTGCATGTTCTTTATTAAACCCAGTCCCAAATGAAAACAATcatagaaaacaaacattaacatCCAAAATATGATGTATGCTTCGATTTAGATTTCTTATTTACAATCGAGATGACATAATTCTTAGAGTCATTCTTTTCAGAATTGGCAGTTGAGAATAGAAACCTTCAGGGTTCACATAATTCAAACACTTTCTTTTCAGAATTGACTGATAAGAATGCAAACACAAGGTATATTTCCTTTTTCTTCTGGATACTCCGTCAACTGCTTTtcatataaaaaaatgtttaacacctCTCTGTCGTTGATGTCGGCTTGAGGCAAAATCATTACACGCAGTTTTCAGAATTGAATATCAACCATCCAAATATAAACAGGGTACCGGTATTTACCTTAATCCACAGAATACAGTcaaacattgaaaacattcaagATATACGCTAGAATCCACTGCACGATGTGTACAAGAAACTCGAAGTTATTTACACTCGCGTTCACATGATCGTGCCTAACATTTTCATCAATGAGTGATGCACAAACAAGTGCTAGTGCTTCAGTAATAACGCATGTGCTAGTGCTTCAGTAATAACAATATTGAAACAATTAATGATTGTAGCTATAGTAACGAATTGGAGTGCACACAAATATCACGGTGCTATGACCCTTCAATAATGACTCAAAATCACAATATATTTTAGTAACCAATGCTTCTTGAAAAATTGTAtgtatccatggaaacatgCAACACACCCAAGTCTTCCTAACCCTCATGAAACAATTTAAAGATTTTATGAATCTTTGCACAATCACGTATATGGACacataactgagtgagtgagtgagtgattctaGTTTCTCGTCGGTCTGATGTACCACGAGTTgctcttaaaatgttgaataaaacgtatttcacgtgagtaattattaaacttGGGGTATGAAATCTGAGAGTACAACCGAGTGAGGAAATCGGAGTGTACCTTTGACCGTGGCGATATTTTatcttgacatgaaaaatatttttcgatccgaaacGAAGGTAGTACGTGTATACCTTTGACTGTGGCCATATTTTATTTTaacatgaaaaatatctttcgaaccgaagcgagggaagtacgttgccaaccttagCTCGCTTCGCtcacatgtaagaagactggtcattttctctatgctgcgcaacccatttggtTGTCAGTCAAGGTTTGAGGAGGAAATCATTCGACGATGACTCATTGGCCCttaaaaggtgtgtgtgtgtggggggggggggggggggttaagAGGAGTGTATTTTTCATGAGATGGGTGTGGTGAAGACTCTGTAAATCAACTACAAGAATTACATATTGGATCACCTCCTGTCTTCAATTACTTCTGTTGAGAAGTCTAATGAACAAGGCATGAAAAGTTGATGGTGACGATGATTTACTGAAGTCATACCCATGCAACGAAAGCATTCATAATCATATGCGAAATCATCTTGAACGTTGTAGTGCCACTCTCCCTCTAGTGGCGTAGTCTGCAAAAGAAACGTATCGAATCATGTGATGTTCCAAATTTGACATAAATGTTAAACATGattttcatctctagtggtgataATGGTGTATActcaataaaacagacacatATTCCTTACCTCAGTTCATTCTTGGAGGTGGTGGATGCTCCTTGCGAACTCTTAGGAACTCACACTTGTGTCTCCTACATGGAGAAATGTTCAGGTCAGTGACAATCTTGACACAATATATATTCAGATACAAACGTATTTATCTTTCATCTTGTCTCATAATACATACTTCAGTATAGATTGCATTTGTATAATTGGCTCTAACCATTTTCATCTGCAAAAGAGAGCAACACCATGGCCGATCGTCTGTCCATTATCGTCtcagcttctgattggtcaattgtTCCATCCATGTTTGTATCAAGGCTTTCCACGTCACGTTTGCCttcaaggaaaaataataatgtttgAAAGGATACACAGTGATAGCAAATCATGCCAGCTGTATACATGGAACATGAACGGTgggtttgtttgtgttgtttgtgttgtttgtttcaagCTGTCGGTTACATGTATAGATGAATCTTTAGAATGGAAGATTAATTAATATTCATTATGATCAGGATGTAAGTCTTGATATGACATGAACCATCAAATGTCCATCCTTACATTTCCATTACACCATGGCTCCATATGAAACTTTTCAAGCGACATTCTAAGATATACGTTAAAGCAAAATACCCAGCAACATTCCTTTTCACTATGCCAATTTCTATGTGTCACTCACCCAACACCGCAATTCCAATTTTTGCTGCTGTGGCAGCTGCTCTAGCAACTCTTCGCCAGCGAACACGTCGCCAGGCAACAGATTCGGACACCATCACTGCGGTCACAAGCAGGAGGACAAGGAACAAACGCATTGTGGGttgttttctgaaataaacacGAATTATCCTCGTACGATTTCAGAATCATGTAAACACCGAAGGCaatgatatttctatcataAGGTCACCAAGCAAGGAACAAACGCATTGTGGGCTGTTTTCTGAAGTTTTGTTAGCCTGttacaaaacattgtaaatgatatttctatcataAGGTCACCAAGCAAGGAACAAACGCATTGTGGGCTGTTTTCTGAAGTTTTGTTAGCCTGttacaaaacattgtaaatgatatttctatcataAGGTCACCAAGCAAGGAACAAACGCATTGTGGGCTGTTTTCTGAAGTTATGTTAGCCTGttacaaaacattgtaaatgatatttctatcataAGGTCACCAAGCAAGGAACAAACGCATTGTGGGCTGTTTTCTGAAGTTTTGTTAGCCTGttacaaaacattgtaaatgatatttctatcataAGGTCACCAAGCAAGGAACAAACGCATTGTGGGCTGTTTTCTGAAGTTTTGTTAGCCTGttacaaaacattgtaaatgatatttctatcataAGGTCACCAAGCAAGGAACAAACGCATTGTGGGCTGTTTTCTGAAGTTATGTTAGCCTGttacaaaacattgtaaatgatatttctatcataAGGTCACCAAGCAAGGAACAAACGCATTGTGGGCTGTTTTCTGAAGTTTTGTTAGCCTGttacaaaacattgtaaatgatatttctatcataAGGTCACCAAGCAAGGAACAAACGCATTGTGGGCTGTTTTCTGAAGTTTTGTTAGCCTGTTACAAAACATTGCAAATGGTATTTCTATCATGATGTCACCAAGCAAGGAACAAACGCATTGTGGGCTGTTTTCTGAAGTTATGTTAGCCTGTTACAagacattgtaaatgatatttctatcataAGGTCACCAAGCAAGGAACAAACGCATTGTGGGCTGTTTTCTGAAGTTATGTTAGCCTGTTACAagacattgtaaatgatatttctatcatgatgtcaccaagcaaggaacaaacgcattgtgggctgttttctgaagttatgttagcctgttacaagacattgtaaatgatatttctatcatgatgtcaccaagcaaggaacaaacgcattgtgggctgttttctgaagttatgttagcctgttacaagacattgtaaatgatatttctatcataAGGTCACCAAGCAAGGAACAAACGCATTGTGGGCTGTTTTCTGAAGTTATGTTAGCCTGTTACAagacattgtaaatgatatttctatcatgatgtcaccaagcaaggaacaaacgcattgtgggctgttttctgaagttatgttagcctgttacaagacattgtaaatgatatttctatcatGATGTCACCGAACAAGGAACAAACGCATTGTGGGCTGTTTTCTGAAGTTATGTTAGCCTGTTACAagacattgtaaatgatatttctatcatgatgtcaccaagcaaggaacaaacgcattgtgggctgttttctgaagttatgttagcctgttacaagacattgtaaatgatatttctatcatgatgtcaccaagcaaggaacaaacgcattgtgggctgttttctgaagttttgttagcctgttacaagacattgtaaatgatatttctatcataAGGTCACCAAGCAAGGAACAAACGCATTGTGGGCTGTTTTCTGAAGTTATGTTAGCCTGTTACAagacattgtaaatgatatttctatcatGATGTCACCGAACAAGGAACAAACGCATTGTGGGCTGTTTTCTGAAGTTATGTTAGCCTGTTACAagacattgtaaatgatatttctatcatGATGTCACCGAACAAGGAACAAACGCATTGTGGGCTGTTTTCTGAAGTTATGTTAGCCTGTTACAagacattgtaaatgatatttctatcataAGGTCACCAAGCAAGGAACAAACGCATTGTGGGCTGTTTTCTGAAGTTATGTTAGCCTGttacaaaacattgtaaatgatatttctatcatGATGTCACCGAACAAGGAACAAACGCATTGTGGGCTGTTTTCTGAAGTTATGTTAGCCTGTTACAagacattgtaaatgatatttctatcataAGGTCACCAAGCAAGGAACAAACGCATTGTGGGCTGTTTTCTGAAGTTATGTTAGCCTGttacaaaacattgtaaatgatatttctatcatgatgtcaccaagcaaggaacaaacgcattgtgggctgttttctgaagttatgttagcctgttacaagacattgtaaatgatatttctatcatGATGTCACCGAACAAGGAACAAACGCATTGTGGGCTGTTTTCTGAAGTTATGTTAGCCTGTTACAagacattgtaaatgatatttctatcatgatgtcaccaagcaaggaacaaacgcattgtgggctgttttctgaagttatgttagcctgttacaagacattgtaaatgatatttctatcatgatgtcaccaagcaaggaacaaacgcattgtgggctgttttctgaagttatgttagcctgttacaagacattgtaaatgatatttctatcataAGGTCACCAAGCAAGGAACAAACGCATTGTGGGCTGTTTTCTGAAGTTATGTTAGCCTGTTACAagacattgtaaatgatatttctatcatGATGTCACCGAACAAGGAACAAACGCATTGTGGGCTGTTTTCTGAAGTTATGTTAGCCTGTTACAagacattgtaaatgatatttctatcatgatgtcaccaagcaaggaacaaacgcattgtgggctgttttctgaagttatgttagcctgttacaagacattgtaaatgatatttctatcatgatgtcaccaagcaaggaacaaacgcattgtgggctgttttctgaagttatgttagcctgttacaagacattgtaaatgatatttctatcatgatgtcaccaagcaaggaacaaacgcattgtgggctgttttctgaagttatgttagcctgttacaagacattgtaaatgatatttctatcatGATGTCACCGAACAAGGAACAAACGCATTGTGGGCTGTTTTCTGAAGTTATGTTAGCCTGttacaaaacattgtaaatgatatttctatcatGATGTCACCGAACAAGGAACAAACGCATTGTGGGCTGTTTTCTGAAGTTATGTTAGCCTGTTACAagacattgtaaatgatatttctatcatGATGTCACCGAACAAGGAACAAACGCATTGTGGGCTGTTTTCTGAAGTTATGTTAGCCTGTTACAagacattgtaaatgatatttctatcatGATGTCACCGAACAAGGAACAAACGCATTGTGGGCTGTTTTCTGAAGTTATGTTAGCCTGTTACAagacattgtaaatgatatttctatcatgatgtcaccaagcaaggaacaaacgcattgtgggctgttttctgaagttatgttagcctgttacaaaacattgtaaatgatatttctatcatGATGTCACCGAACAAGGAACAAACGCATTGTGGGCTGTTTTCTGAAGTTATGTTAGCCTGttacaaaacattgtaaatgatatttctatcatGATGTCACCGAACAAGGAACAAACGCATTGTGGGCTGTTTTCTGAAGTTATGTTAGCCTGGTACAagacattgtaaatgatatttctatcatGATGTCACCGAACAAGGAACAAACGCATTGTGGGCTGTTTTCTGAAGTTATGTTAGCCTGTTGCAagacattgtaaatgatatttctatcataAGGTCACCAAGCAAGGAACAAACGCATTGTGGGCTGTTTTCTGAAGTTATGTTAGCCTGGTACAagacattgtaaatgatatttctatcataAGGTCACCAAGCAAGGAACAAACGCATTGTGGGCTGTTTTCTGAAGTTATGTTAGCCTGTTACAagacattgtaaatgatatttctatcatgatgtcaccaagcaaggaacaaacgcattgtgggctgttttctgaagttatgttagcctgttacaagacattgtaaatgatatttctatcatGATGTCACCGAACAAGGAACAAACGCATTGTGGGCTGTTTTCTGAAGTTATGTTAGCCTGTTACAagacattgtaaatgatatttctatcatGATGTCACCGAACAAGGAACAAACGCATTGTGGGCTGTTTTCTGAAGTTATGTTAGCCTGTTACAagacattgtaaatgatatttctatcatgatgtcaccaagcaaggaacaaacgcattgtgggctgttttctgaagttatgttagcctgttacaaaacattgtaaatgatatttctatcatgatgtcaccaagcaaggaacaaacgcattgtgggctgttttctgaagttatgttagcctgttacaagacattgtaaatgatatttctatcatGATGTCACCGAACAAGGAACAAACGCATTGTGGGCTGTTTTCTGAAGTTATGTTAGCCTGTTACAagacattgtaaatgatatttctatcatGATGTCACCGAACAAGGAACAAACGCATTGTGGGCTGTTTTCTGAAGTTATGTTAGCCTGTTACAagacattgtaaatgatatttctatcatgatgtcaccaagcaaggaacaaacgcattgtgggctgttttctgaagttatgttagcctgttacaagacattgtaaatgatatttctatcatgatgtcaccaagcaaggaacaaacgcattgtgggctgttttctgaagttatgttagcctgttacaagacattgtaaatgatatttctatcataAGGTCACCAAGCAAGGAACAAACGCATTGTGGGCTGTTTTCTGAAGTTATGTTAGCCTGTTACAagacattgtaaatgatatttctatcatGATGTCACCGAACAAGGAACAAACGCATTGTGGGTTGTTTTCTGAAGTTATGTTAGCCTGTTACAagacattgtaaatgatatttctatcatgatgtcaccaagcaaggaacaaacgcattgtgggctgttttctgaagttatgttagcctgttacaagacattgtaaatgatatttctatcatGATGTCACCGAACAAGGAACAAACGCATTGTGGGCTGTTTTCTGAAGTTATGTTAGCCTGTTACAagacattgtaaatgatatttctatcatgatgtcaccaagcaaggaacaaacgcattgtgggctgttttctgaagttatgttagcctgttacaaaacattgtaaatgatatttctatcatgatgtcaccaagcaaggaacaaacgcattgtgggctgttttctgaagttatgttagcctgttacaagacattgtaaatgatatttctatcatGATGTCACCGAACAAGGAACAAACGCATTGTGGGCTGTTTTCTGAAGTTATGTTAGCCTGTTACAagacattgtaaatgatatttctatcatGATGTCACCGAACAAGGAACAAACGCATTGTGGGCTGTTTTCTGAAGTTATGTTAGCCTGTTACAagacattgtaaatgatatttctatcatgatgtcaccaagcaaggaacaaacgcattgtgggctgttttctgaagttatgttagcctgttacaagacattgtaaatgatatttctatcatgatgtcaccaagcaaggaacaaacgcattgtgggctgttttctgaagttatgttagcctgttacaagacattgtaaatgatatttctatcataAGGTCACCAAGCAAGGAACAAACGCATTGTGGGCTGTTTTCTGAAGTTATGTTAGCCTGTTACAagacattgtaaatgatatttctatcatGATGTCACCGAACAAGGAACAAACGCATTGTGGGTTGTTTTCTGAAGTTATGTTAGCCTGTTACAagacattgtaaatgatatttctatcatgatgtcaccaagcaaggaacaaacgcattgtgggctgttttctgaagttatgttagcctgttacaagacattgtaaatgatatttctatcatgatgtcaccaagcaaggaacaaacgcattgtgggctgttttctgaagttatgttagcctgttacaaaacattgtaaatgatatttctatcatGATGTCACCAAGCAAGGAACAAACGCATTGTGGGCTGTTTTCTGAAGTTATGTTAGCCTGTTACAAGACATTGTAAATGATGTTTCTATCATGATGTCACCAAGAAGGAACAAACGCATTGTGGGCTGTTTTCTGAAGTTATGTTAGCCTGTTACAagacattgtaaatgatatttctatcatgatgtcaccaagcaaggaacaaacgcattgtgggctgttttctgaagttatgttagcctgttacaagacattgtaaatgatatttctatcatGATGTCACCGAACAAGGAACAAACGCATTGTGGGCTGTTTTCTGAAGTTATGTTAGCCTGTTACAagacattgtaaatgatatttctatcatgatgtcaccaagcaaggaacaaacgcattgtgggctgttttctgaagttatgttagcctgttacaagacattgtaaatgatatttctatcataAGGTCACCAAGCAAGGAACAAACGCATTGTGGGCTGTTTTCTGAAGTTATGTTAGCCTGttacaaaacattgtaaatgatatttctatcatgatgtcaccaagcaaggaacaaacgcattgtgggctgttttctgaagttatgttagcctgttacaaaacattgtaaatgatatttctatcatgatgtcaccaagcaaggaacaaacgcattgtgggctgttttctgaagttatgttagcctgttacaagacattgtaaatgatatttctatcatgatgtcaccaagcaaggaacaaacgcattgtgggctgttttctgaagttatgttagcctgttacaagacattgtaaatgatatttctatcataAGGTCACCAAGCAAGGAACAAACGCATTGTGGGCTGTTTTCTGAAGTTATGTTAGCCTGttacaaaacattgtaaatgatatttctatcatGATGTCACCGAACAAGGAACAAACGCATTGTGGGCTGTTTTCTGAAGTTATGTTAGCCTGttacaaaacattgtaaatgatatttctatcatgatgtcaccaagcaaggaacaaacgcattgtgggctgttttctgaagttatgttagcctgttacaagacattgtaaatgatatttctatcatgatgtcaccaagcaaggaacaaacgcattgtgggctgttttctgaagttatgttagcctgttacaagacattgtaaatgatatttc is a window from the Haliotis asinina isolate JCU_RB_2024 chromosome 9, JCU_Hal_asi_v2, whole genome shotgun sequence genome containing:
- the LOC137297022 gene encoding uncharacterized protein produces the protein MRLFLVLLLVTAVMVSESVAWRRVRWRRVARAAATAAKIGIAVLGKRDVESLDTNMDGTIDQSEAETIMDRRSAMVLLSFADENGDTSVSS